Part of the Chitinivibrio alkaliphilus ACht1 genome is shown below.
GCCATGGAGACCATACTCTTTACGCTGATGATGCGGTAGATCATCCTGCAGAAATCGTCTATATGAAACCAGTTGAGCTTCAAGAAGTTGTGGAATATCCATAACCTCTTTAACTTTTGAGAAGATTTTACGGTCTGACATCCGGTGAACCTCTTTATATTAAACATCAGAGATAGGAAATTAGTATACGAAAAAAAACACAACAAGCACGGAGTGAATAATCACCCCGTGCTTTTAGAAACAGTTATTGACTATTTCATCCAATAATCAACTACTTTACTTCAACTTCTGCACCAGCTTCTTCCAGCTGCTTTTTGATATCCTCAGCTTCATCTTTGGATACCCCTTCTTTTACCGTAGCTGGAGCGCCATCAACCATAGCCTTAGCATCTTTTAGACCGGCACCGGTGAGAGAACGCACAACCTTAATAACCTGAATCTTCTTGCCACCAGCAGCCTTTAGAACAACTTCAAACTCAGTTTGTTCTTCAGCAGCAGGCGCATCACCACCAGCAGCAGGACCGGCAACAGCAACAGGAGCTGCAGCAGTAACACCAAATTCTTCTTCAATGGCTTTCACAAGCTCAGAAAGCTCAAGCACAGACATTTCTTTAATTTGTTCAATCATCTCTTTAGTAGCCACAGTTGACCCCCAAAATATATTATTCGTTATAGTTTCTTAATTTAGTTTTCAGTCTCTTTTTTCTCACGAACAGCATCAACCGCACGTACAAACTGCGAAAGAATACCGTTCAGAGAACAGGCAAGTCCACGTACAGGCCCCTGCATTGCAGAAAGCAACATGGAATAGAGCTCATCCCGTGAAGGCATATCAGCAAGCTTCGCTGCTGCATTACCCTCAAACACTTCACCTTCGTAATAGGCTGCAATAAAAGACATTTTATCGTCATTGTCAGAATTATACTTTTTAATCACCTTTGCCGGAGCTGATGCATCATCACTTGTTGCAAAAACAACCCCAACTGGACCTTTAAAAAAGTCATCCATTCCTTCAACGCCGTTCTCTGCCAATGCTTTTCTGGCAAGAGTATTCTTTACTACAACATATCTTCCATCAACATCCCGCAACTTACCGCGAACTTCATTAATCTCTTCAACTGTAACACCTTCGAAACGAGTCATGTAGAAGGCACTACAGCTTTTAAATTCCTCTGTAAGCTTTTGGATCTGTTCAGTTCTCATTGACTTAGTTGTTGCCATGGTACGTGCTCCTTTACACCAATTCCGAAGCTTCTAGCTGTAACCCAGGACCCATAGTCGAACTGAGAACAACCTTCTTAAAATACTCACCCTTGGCTGCAGAAGGCTTCATGGACTTCAATTTACCCATAACAGCATTCACATTGTCAACCAGTTGCGTATTATCAAAGGAGAGTTTACCCACAGGAACATGAATAATACCACCCTTTTCAGTACGGAACTCAACGCGTCCCGCCTTTAGCTCTGCTACGGCATTGGCAATATCAGTAGTTACTGTTCCAACTTTCGGGTTCGGCATCATCCCACGGGGACCGAGGATCTTACCAAGCACACCAACAACCCCCATCATATCAGGTGTAGCGACAACAGAATCAAAGTCAAGAAACCCTTTTTTGATCTCTTCAACCAAATCTTTGTCACCAATAATATCTGCACCTGCTTCTTTAGCTTCTTCAACCTTGTCGCTTCCTACGAAGGCAACAACGCGAACATCCTTACCAAGCCCTCCAGGCAATACTACGGATCCACGAATGGCCTGATCACTCTTTCGAGGATCAACACCAAGACGCACCGCAAGATCAACTGTTTCATCGAACTTCACATAAGAAAGCTCTTTGAGGGTTGCAAGAGCATCATTGAGGGGATATGCCTTACTTTTGTCAATTTTTTCTTGAACAGAACGCCAGGTTTTACTTCTTTTCATTAAGCCGTACCCTCACTTTCTGTCTCAACACCCATACTTCTCGCAGTTCCTTCAACTACCTTCATGGCAGCTTCTTCCGTATGGCAATTTAGATCGGGCATCTTAATACCGGCGATCTTTTTTACCTGCTCCTGAGTAAGCGCTCCAACCTTATCCTTATTAGGAACACCAGAACCACTTTTGATTCCAAGCTCCTTGAGAATAAGTTTCGCCACAGGCGGTGTTTTTGTTATAAAGTCAAAAGACCGATCTGCATACACAGTAATAACAACAGGAATAACCATCCCTGCCTGATCCTGTGTCTTTGCATTAAAGGCCTTACAAAACTCCATAATATTTACACCGTGCTGTCCCAGTGCGGGACCAACAGGAGGGGAAGGATTAGCCTGCCCAGCAGGTATTTGCAACTTTATTTGTCCAACCTCTTTTTTAGCCAATCTTCACACCTTTCACTATAATTAGGAAACCGGTTCAATCTGAGCAAAATCAACCTCAACGGGTGTAGCTCGACCAAAAACAGTAACAGACACTTTGGCCTTACCCTTTTCAGCACTCACATCTTCTACCACCCCGTCAAACCCCTTAAAGGGTCCGGAAGAAATACTCACCATATCACCTTCTTTATAGGGCGAATCAGTAACCACTCGACCCTCATCCTCTACTTCATGACCGAGAATCCGATCAACCTCAGCAGACTTCAACGGTCGAGGCTTCCTTCCGCCAACAAAATCCATAACGCCATTGATACTCCGAACAAAATAGGCAGACTCCTGTGTGAACTCCATTTCAAAGAGCACATAGCTCGGAAAATACTTATCCTGCTTTGTTACACGCTTGCCTCTACTTACAGAAACAACGTCACGAACAGGAGAAAGCACCCGAGAGACAACTCCATCAAGTTCACCGGAATCTATCATTCCTTGAACATACTGAACAACCCTTGACTCTTGCCCAGTAAATGTTTGCACTGCATACCACTTAAACGCCATGAATTCACCTTATTTTCGATACGAATAACACCAAAACTACCCAGCAACCCGGCTATATACAAGAAAATTCACCAAACTATCAAAACCCCATACAACAAGGGTAAGAATAATAGTGAACGAAACCACCAACAAAGTAGAAGAATACACCTCATCCCTTGTAGGCCAGGTAACCTTCAACAACTCAAGCCTGACGGACTTTAAATACTCAATAAACGTCTGCATTTAACACCCCAATGAATGGCAGGCCCGGAGGGACTTGAACCCCCAACCGGCGGTTTTGGAGACCGCTACTCTACCAATTGAGCTACGGACCTGAATACGTTACTTTGCTTCTTTGTGTACTGTTCTCTTGCTTTCGCGCGGACAAAACTTCACAAACTCCACACGACCAGAATGAGTAGCCTTATTCTTCGTTGTAGAATAATTTCGCTCTTTACAAGAAGTACATTCCAGTGTTATTATATCCCTTGGCATTACTCGTCCTCTACCTTATGGTTATCGTTTTATTGCTGCAAAAAGCCCAGAACGGGAATTGAACCCGTGAACCTCATCCTTACCAAGGATGCGCTCTACCGACTGAGCTACCTGGGCATAAAAAAAGCGGGTGATGAGACTCGAACTCACAACAACCAGCTTGGAAGGCTGGGGCTCTAGCCAATTGAGCTACACCCGCGGTATAATGGTGGGCAGGAGTGGATTTGAACCACTGTAGGCTTGCGCCAGCGGATTTACAGTCCGCCCCCTTTAACCACTCGGGCACCTACCCATTCAAAATGGAGCCAATGGAGGGAATCAAACCCCCGACCGTTCGATTACAAGTCGAGTGCTCTATCTACTGAGCTACATTGGCACCTGTTTCAAAGACGTCCCTAATATATACTATTTATTTTTACGGGTCAAACCTTTTTAATTTTTTTCTACTTTTTTATTACGTGGTCTGCCAAGCCATAATCCACTGATTCTTCTGCAGACAAAAACTTATCACGATCAGTATCCTTCTCTATTTGTGTAATGGCAACGCCGGTATGGCGTGAAAGAATCGTATTCAGTACATCACGGATACGCAGCATCTCATCGGCTTGAATCTCAATATCACTTGCAGGACCATACATATTACCCGAGATTAAGGGTTGATGTATCATTACCCGTGCATGTTCCCAAACATCACGTTTGCCCGGCTCTCCAGCACAGAGCAGTACAGCCCCCATACTTGCAGCCTGCCCCATGCAGACAGTACGAATATCTGACTGAGCAAACTGCATGGCATCATAAATGGCTAACCCCGCAGAGATTGAACCACCGGGAGAGTTTATGTACAATGTTATCTCCTCTTGTGATATGCTGTCTAAATAAAGAATCCGCTCCACAACATCCTTGGATGTCTCATCAGTTACAGCATCCCATAGAAAGATATTGCGCTTCGCAATAAATTGCTCATCAATTTTGTTTTGTACACTGTTTTTATTCTGCATTTCATTCTCACTCATAGCACCTTTTCTCCTTAGGCATAAATATATACCGGCACAGCCGGTTTCTTAGATTATATCTGTTCACATTCCACGGTTCCATCGGGACGATCTCGAAGAACGACCCCCTTTTCCGCAAGCCGATCCCGTAACGCATCTGCACGGGCAAAGTCTTTCTCCCGCCGTGCCGCCTTTCGATCTTCCACCAGGGTAGCGATCTCCTCTTTCTCTTCAGAGGGAACATCTTCCATAGACATAAAGCAAACATTCCCAACCTGTTCACAAGACGGTTCTTCAACAGAAAAGAGATCTAAGGCAAAAACCTCCTCAGCACGACGGACAGCAGCTTCTTTTGCTTCTGCACTGATCTTCTGATCCCGTAGCAGCGTCCAGAGCCACGCAAGAGCTTTGGGCATATTCAAATCATCAAAAACTGCCTTGTAAAAACCAGCCATCACCTCAGAAAGATCTTCTGAATACGCCCCGGGACGACAATTTTTCTGCACAGCCTTAATAAGGCGTCGAAGGGTTTTATCCGCCTCAACAACCATCTCCATAGAAAACGTAAGAGGAGATCGATAATGGGCAGAAAAACAAAACAGTCGAAAGGCAAGGGGATTCATGCCGGCATCCTTTAATGTATCAAGGGTTACAAAACCACCCTTCGACTTCGACATTTTTCCTGAATCCATTACCATAAATTCCCCGTGAACCCAGGTGTTACAATATTTTTTTCCCGTGGCTGCTTCTACCTGCGCTATTTCATTGGTGTGATGCACCTGCACATGGTCAATCCCCCCACAATGAATATCAAGGGGTTGCCCAAGGTATTTAACAGACATGGCACTACACTCGATATGCCACCCGGGAAAACCGACTCCCCAGGGAGAATCCCACTCCATGGCCCGTTGTGTTGTGGTCGGAGAAAACTTCCACAAAGCAAAGTCTGTTTTATGTTTCTTCTCCCCCATATCCACACGACTTCCTTCTTGCATTTCATCTGCATTGAGCTGAGCAAAATCGGCGTAGGCTGGATATTTGGATGTATCAAAATACACCCCATCGGAAGTTATGTAGGTATACCCCTTTTTCTCAAGAGCCGTGATAAGATCAATCATCTCTGAAATATGCTCTGTTGCACGAGGCCACACATCGGGTTCATCAATATTTAAATCAGCAACATGCTGCATAAAACTCTCGGTATAATGACGAGCAATATCCCACACGGACTTTCCTTCTCGGGCAGCCCCAAGCTCCATCTTATCATCGCCCTTGTCTGCATCGGAAGTTAAATGCCCCACATCGGTAATATTTACAACGTGACGTACAGGATATCCAGCAAGACGCAAAACTCGCTTCAGAACATCTTCAAAAATGTAGGTACGCATATTGCCGATATGTGCATAATTATACACCGTGGGACCACAGCAATACATGCCTACCGTAGACCCTTCCGCGGAAAAGGGCATCTTCTTACGCTCCTCCGTATTGTACAGATACACCGTATGCGTCATATCCCCTGCCCATCTAAGATAACCGTTCCACTCCCCGACTGGGTTCTTCCAATGACTCGAGGACCATATTCTGCCAGGGCAGGAGACTGCAATACACGATCACACTCCTCCTGGGCAACAACGAGCACCAAACCAATACCCATATTAAAGGTTCGATACGCCTCATCAGTAACCATATTCCCCGTTTCTACCAAATACTGAAATAGGGGGGGCACGTCCCATGAAGAAATATCGACGCGGGCATCAATATGAGAAGGAAGCACACGATCAAGATTTTCCTGAAACCCACCGCCGGTTATATGGGCTATTCCTTTTATGGTATCATCAGCCAAAAGATCATACACCCCTGTGTAGGCACGGTGTGGTTCAAGGAAGAGCTCTCCAAAGGTTTTCGACAACCCGGGAAAAGGATCATCCCACGATTTTTTAGCGACCTCCTGCACAATTTTACGAGCCAGAGAATAGCCATTTGTGTGAAGCCCACTTGATGCAAGACCAATTAAGACATCCGTGTCGGAAATAGACGTACCATCAACAACATCTTTCTCATCAACCACCCCTACAATTGTCCCGGCAATATCATACTCTCCCCGGCTGTACATCCCAGGCATCTCCGCCGTTTCCCCACCAATCAGAGCAATACCGGCGTGGCGACAGGCAGCGGCAAGACCAGACACAATATCGGCTGCAACATCAGGCTCCAACACACCTGTCCCCATATAATCGAGAAAGACGAGAGGACGCGCACCCATTACCAGAATATCATCAATACAGTGATTTACAATATCAACACCGACACTGTGATGCACACCACATTCAACGGCCACCTTGAGCTTTGTTCCAACACCATCAACAGAAGAAACCATAATAGGCTTCTCCATATCTTTAAAGAAAGAGACATCAAACATTCCACCGAACTGCCCAAATTTGCCCACAACACGATCGGTATATGTGGTTTGTACCTGCTCACCGATTTTCTTTTTGCCACCGCCCATGAGGCGAGGTTTACCCCGGCATCGGCATACGTCATCGATTTTTTTCCATTGCTACACCTTTATTCACAAATTATCCCTCATAAAATAACACCTAACCGTCCGTAAGGGGAAGAGAAGATTTTTCCCGCCTCTGAAAACCTCATGGGGATTCGTTACAGCCCCCCACTCACACCACCGTACGCATGCGCCCTCTGCGCACCCCCCTTACATCGTACCATCTAACGAAATACACCATCGTACCAACAGCACCATTCAGGTGAGCCCCATGTATCCCCCTAACGGCACGAATAAAAAAGGGAGCGCAAAAGCACTCCCTCTGGACAAAGAAGATTGAAAACAACTATCCAAGAAGCTGCAAAACCCCCTGTGGAGCAGCGTTTGCCTGACCAAGCATGGACGTTGCCGCCTCTTTTAAAATAGAATTTTTAGAAAACTCCGTCATTTCCCGAGCCATATCAACATCACGAATACGTGATTCTGCGGCTTGCAGATTTTCTGCTGAGTTATCCGCATTTCGGATGGTATGCTCCAAACGATTTTGAATTGCACCCAGATTAGCCCGTTCTTCCGAGACGGCCAAAATAGCAGCATCAACCTTTTGAATAGCCACAGATTGGTCTGCTGTAATATTCGCAGTAATCTCATGAATACTAATAGACTCTTTGTCCATAGCGTTAATACTAAGACTAATCACCTGACCGCTATTGGCACCCACTTGAAAAGCCAAATCATCTGCACCACCGGTCAACAGCGACTGTGTATTAAACTCAGTCTGCTTTGCAATCCGGTCAACCTCTTCTACAAGCTGCTCAATTTCAGAACGCAAGGATTCTCTATCCTTGGTCACATTCGTATCATTGGCTGCCTGAACGGACAACTCACGCATCCGCTGCAAAATAGCATGGGTTTCGTTTAACGCCCCCTCCGCAGTCTGAATAAGTGAAACACCATCCTGTGCATTACGCGAGCCTTGTTGAAGACCGCGAATCTGTCCTCTCATTTTTTCAGAGATCGCCAGACCTGCAGCATCATCGCCGGCCCGATTAATCCGGAACCCCGAAGAGAGACGCTCAAGCGACAATGCTGTACTACCGTCATTTATCCCCAATTGACGATGGGCATTCATTGCCATTACGTTGTTGTTAATACGCATAATTCCTCCTTGA
Proteins encoded:
- a CDS encoding flagellin, producing MRINNNVMAMNAHRQLGINDGSTALSLERLSSGFRINRAGDDAAGLAISEKMRGQIRGLQQGSRNAQDGVSLIQTAEGALNETHAILQRMRELSVQAANDTNVTKDRESLRSEIEQLVEEVDRIAKQTEFNTQSLLTGGADDLAFQVGANSGQVISLSINAMDKESISIHEITANITADQSVAIQKVDAAILAVSEERANLGAIQNRLEHTIRNADNSAENLQAAESRIRDVDMAREMTEFSKNSILKEAATSMLGQANAAPQGVLQLLG
- the cysS gene encoding cysteine--tRNA ligase, encoding MTHTVYLYNTEERKKMPFSAEGSTVGMYCCGPTVYNYAHIGNMRTYIFEDVLKRVLRLAGYPVRHVVNITDVGHLTSDADKGDDKMELGAAREGKSVWDIARHYTESFMQHVADLNIDEPDVWPRATEHISEMIDLITALEKKGYTYITSDGVYFDTSKYPAYADFAQLNADEMQEGSRVDMGEKKHKTDFALWKFSPTTTQRAMEWDSPWGVGFPGWHIECSAMSVKYLGQPLDIHCGGIDHVQVHHTNEIAQVEAATGKKYCNTWVHGEFMVMDSGKMSKSKGGFVTLDTLKDAGMNPLAFRLFCFSAHYRSPLTFSMEMVVEADKTLRRLIKAVQKNCRPGAYSEDLSEVMAGFYKAVFDDLNMPKALAWLWTLLRDQKISAEAKEAAVRRAEEVFALDLFSVEEPSCEQVGNVCFMSMEDVPSEEKEEIATLVEDRKAARREKDFARADALRDRLAEKGVVLRDRPDGTVECEQI
- the rplL gene encoding 50S ribosomal protein L7/L12 codes for the protein MATKEMIEQIKEMSVLELSELVKAIEEEFGVTAAAPVAVAGPAAGGDAPAAEEQTEFEVVLKAAGGKKIQVIKVVRSLTGAGLKDAKAMVDGAPATVKEGVSKDEAEDIKKQLEEAGAEVEVK
- the purM gene encoding phosphoribosylformylglycinamidine cyclo-ligase, with the translated sequence MGGGKKKIGEQVQTTYTDRVVGKFGQFGGMFDVSFFKDMEKPIMVSSVDGVGTKLKVAVECGVHHSVGVDIVNHCIDDILVMGARPLVFLDYMGTGVLEPDVAADIVSGLAAACRHAGIALIGGETAEMPGMYSRGEYDIAGTIVGVVDEKDVVDGTSISDTDVLIGLASSGLHTNGYSLARKIVQEVAKKSWDDPFPGLSKTFGELFLEPHRAYTGVYDLLADDTIKGIAHITGGGFQENLDRVLPSHIDARVDISSWDVPPLFQYLVETGNMVTDEAYRTFNMGIGLVLVVAQEECDRVLQSPALAEYGPRVIGRTQSGSGTVILDGQGI
- the secE gene encoding preprotein translocase subunit SecE — encoded protein: MQTFIEYLKSVRLELLKVTWPTRDEVYSSTLLVVSFTIILTLVVWGFDSLVNFLVYSRVAG
- the rplJ gene encoding 50S ribosomal protein L10 — translated: MATTKSMRTEQIQKLTEEFKSCSAFYMTRFEGVTVEEINEVRGKLRDVDGRYVVVKNTLARKALAENGVEGMDDFFKGPVGVVFATSDDASAPAKVIKKYNSDNDDKMSFIAAYYEGEVFEGNAAAKLADMPSRDELYSMLLSAMQGPVRGLACSLNGILSQFVRAVDAVREKKETEN
- the rplA gene encoding 50S ribosomal protein L1 produces the protein MKRSKTWRSVQEKIDKSKAYPLNDALATLKELSYVKFDETVDLAVRLGVDPRKSDQAIRGSVVLPGGLGKDVRVVAFVGSDKVEEAKEAGADIIGDKDLVEEIKKGFLDFDSVVATPDMMGVVGVLGKILGPRGMMPNPKVGTVTTDIANAVAELKAGRVEFRTEKGGIIHVPVGKLSFDNTQLVDNVNAVMGKLKSMKPSAAKGEYFKKVVLSSTMGPGLQLEASELV
- the rpmG gene encoding 50S ribosomal protein L33; this encodes MPRDIITLECTSCKERNYSTTKNKATHSGRVEFVKFCPRESKRTVHKEAK
- the rplK gene encoding 50S ribosomal protein L11, with amino-acid sequence MAKKEVGQIKLQIPAGQANPSPPVGPALGQHGVNIMEFCKAFNAKTQDQAGMVIPVVITVYADRSFDFITKTPPVAKLILKELGIKSGSGVPNKDKVGALTQEQVKKIAGIKMPDLNCHTEEAAMKVVEGTARSMGVETESEGTA
- a CDS encoding ClpP family protease, whose product is MSENEMQNKNSVQNKIDEQFIAKRNIFLWDAVTDETSKDVVERILYLDSISQEEITLYINSPGGSISAGLAIYDAMQFAQSDIRTVCMGQAASMGAVLLCAGEPGKRDVWEHARVMIHQPLISGNMYGPASDIEIQADEMLRIRDVLNTILSRHTGVAITQIEKDTDRDKFLSAEESVDYGLADHVIKK
- the nusG gene encoding transcription termination/antitermination protein NusG, giving the protein MAFKWYAVQTFTGQESRVVQYVQGMIDSGELDGVVSRVLSPVRDVVSVSRGKRVTKQDKYFPSYVLFEMEFTQESAYFVRSINGVMDFVGGRKPRPLKSAEVDRILGHEVEDEGRVVTDSPYKEGDMVSISSGPFKGFDGVVEDVSAEKGKAKVSVTVFGRATPVEVDFAQIEPVS